A portion of the Rhinopithecus roxellana isolate Shanxi Qingling chromosome 21, ASM756505v1, whole genome shotgun sequence genome contains these proteins:
- the CBLN2 gene encoding cerebellin-2, which yields MQAPGQGLLGLRLTMPWRRGALREPGGCGSCLGVALALLLLLLPACCPVRAQNDTEPIVLEGKCLVVCDSSPSADGAVTSSLGISVRSGSAKVAFSATRSTNHEPSEMSNRTMTIYFDQVLVNIGNHFDLASSIFVAPRKGIYSFSFHVVKVYNRQTIQVSLMQNGYPVISAFAGDQDVTREAASNGVLLLMEREDKVHLKLERGNLMGGWKYSTFSGFLVFPL from the exons ATGCAGGCGCCGGGCCAGGGGCTCCTCGGGCTGCGGCTGACGATGCCCTGGCGCCGGGGGGCGCTGCGCGAGCCGGGCGGCTGCGGATCCTGCCTGGGGGTGGCGctggccctgctgctgctgctgctgcccgcCTGCTGCCCCGTGCGGGCGCAGAACGACACGGAGCCCATCGTGCTGGAGGGCAAGTGCCTGGTGGTGTGCGACTCCAGCCCGTCGGCGGACGGCGCCGTCACCTCCTCCCTGGGCATCTCCGTGCGCTCCGGCAGCGCCAAGGTGGCCTTCTCCGCCACGCGGAGCACCAACCACGAGCCGTCCGAGATGAGCAACCGCACCATGACCATCTATTTCGACCAG GTATTAGTAAATATTGGCAACCACTTTGATCTTGCCTCCAGTATATTTGTAGCACCGAGAAAAGGGATTTATAGCTTCAGCTTCCACGTGGTCAAAGTGTACAACAGACAAACCATCCAG GTCAGTTTAATGCAGAATGGCTACCCAGTGATCTCGGCCTTTGCAGGAGACCAGGATGTCACCAGAGAAGCTGCTAGCAATGGCGTGCTGCTGCTCATGGAAAGGGAAGACAAAGTGCATCTCAAACTTGAGAGAGGCAACCTCATGGGGGGTTGGAAATACTCCACATTCTCGGGCTTCTTGGTGTTTCCTCTATAA